The following proteins come from a genomic window of Dermacentor albipictus isolate Rhodes 1998 colony chromosome 8, USDA_Dalb.pri_finalv2, whole genome shotgun sequence:
- the LOC139049050 gene encoding calcium-binding protein P-like, with translation MSAPQVPYPHQAPYPPPQPSFPQMPYDPPPPYNPHAGNDGYPQPGWISSASAPQQPPPQPQQPQATVFNPAAQGYVKQGSTYVPTGQPGMVPPAGYYPSGGQPGLPGGGYYNSSTQQPMPGGYYPGQPAPPPGGTQGYYGATGYPGANTVVVREQTQETSRMDDLAKCCLGTCCLTWFCCWLTD, from the exons ATGTCCGCACCCCAAGTCCCTTACCCCCACCAGGCCCCATACCCTCCCCCTCAGCCATCATTTCCCCAGATGCCCTATGACCCCCCGCCACCTTACAATCCGCATGCTGGAAATGACGGATACCCGCAGCCAGGATGGATATCATCGGCCTCGGCACCGCAGCAGCCTCCACCTCAACCACAGCAGCCGCAGGCTACAGTCTTTAACCCAGCCGCTCAG GGTTACGTCAAGCAGGGGTCAACCTATGTGCCCACCGGTCAGCCCGGCATGGTGCCACCAGCAGGGTACTACCCGTCGGGTGGTCAGCCAGGGCTCCCTGGTGGCGGCTACTACAACAGTAGCACACAGCAACCCATGCCTGGAGGCTACTACCCCGGACAACCTGCTCCACCTCCAGGTGGCACTCAGGGATACTATGGTGCAACGGGTTACCCTGGGGCCAACACAGT TGTTGTCCGCGAGCAGACCCAGGAGACGAGTCGCATGGACGACCTGGCGAAGTGCTGCCTCGGCACGTGCTGCCTGACGTGGTTCTGCTGTTGGCTGACGGACTAA
- the SCCRO3 gene encoding DCN1-like protein 3, with protein MGNALCCCLGQDASTADNPLKFLDPACSKGGTTGVTNSQAAATGPAYAAGTSTTPTGGCGGLGSTVSSTPVTTPTGFAGLIANSAAATSESNVATSTAPAAAPRTSIGERFMFYPRLQRDAARRGTFEPRHSEARASALFEKYRDSEEDAVLAEGIVRLCDDLGVRPEEFRVLLLAWKFGAQQMCRFTRDEFLGGCRALRADSISAIQARFPELLAEAREPTRFRDLYRFTFRFGLELGQRTLPTDMAAQLWRLVFSQEPPLVLERWLAFLETHPEVRGITSDTWNMFLHFAETAGRDLSTYDDSEAWPSLFDDFVEYENDQTNQNVLHQVNKGGSDVKAE; from the coding sequence ATGGGGAACGCGCTGTGCTGCTGCCTTGGCCAGGATGCGTCGACCGCCGACAACCCGCTAAAGTTTCTCGACCCAGCGTGCTCCAAGGGCGGAACCACGGGTGTCACCAACAGCCAGGCCGCTGCCACGGGGCCCGCCTACGCGGCGGGCACCTCCACGACACCCACCGGTGGTTGTGGCGGCCTAGGCTCCACGGTTTCCAGCACACCAGTGACCACACCGACCGGCTTCGCCGGTCTTATTGCCAACTCGGCTGCAGCCACGTCAGAGTCCAACGTGGCCACTTCGACCGCTCCAGCAGCGGCTCCACGGACCAGTATCGGTGAACGGTTTATGTTCTATCCGCGCCTCCAGCGAGATGCGGCACGCCGTGGCACATTCGAGCCACGGCATTCTGAGGCCCGTGCCAGTGCACTCTTTGAGAAGTATAGGGACTCTGAGGAGGACGCTGTGCTTGCCGAGGGCATTGTGCGCCTCTGTGACGACTTGGGCGTGAGGCCCGAAGAGTTCCGTGTTCTTCTTCTTGCATGGAAGTTTGGTGCCCAACAGATGTGCCGGTTCACTAGAGACGAGTTCCTCGGGGGCTGCCGTGCCCTCCGCGCCGACTCGATCTCGGCCATCCAGGCACGGTTCCCGGAACTCTTGGCTGAGGCCCGCGAACCAACCCGGTTCCGCGACCTCTACCGTTTCACATTCCGTTTTGGGCTTGAGTTGGGGCAGCGCACACTGCCGACGGACATGGCAGCCCAGCTCTGGCGCCTTGTGTTCTCTCAGGAGCCGCCGTTAGTGCTCGAGCGCTGGTTGGCTTTCCTTGAGACCCACCCTGAGGTGCGTGGCATCACTAGTGACACATGGAACATGTTTTTGCACTTTGCGGAGACTGCGGGCCGCGACCTCAGCACGTACGACGACTCAGAGGCATGGCCCAGCCTCTTCGATGACTTTGTTGAGTACGAGAACGACCAGACGAACCAGAATGTGCTTCACCAGGTGAACAAAGGCGGAAGTGATGTGAAAGCCGAGTGA